One genomic region from Pseudoduganella dura encodes:
- the astD gene encoding succinylglutamate-semialdehyde dehydrogenase: MPETVLSNFIAGQWQAGSGAELVTIDPATGNETWRSNAAAPADVAAACGAARAAFEPWAGLALDERIAIVAKFRDLLKENNEALAELIAQEVGKPMWEARTEVTTMANKVDISVQSYNARTGEVRSKVADGAAVLRHRPHGVFAVFGPYNFPGHLPNGHIVPALIAGNTVVFKPSEYAPRTAVKTVQLWEQAGVPAGVINLVNGGRDTGVALGQNPDIDGVLFTGSSQTGAALHRQFAGQPGKLLALEMGGNNPLVVWDVRDIDAAVFMAIQSAFISAGQRCTCARRLVVQKGDKGDAFIRRLVEVAAKIQVGASHAEPQPFMGPVVSAAVAEKLVQAQRDMVAKGGRLLLEMKQLQPGTGFVSAGIVDVTDAQGIPDEEWFGPLLQVVRTDDFDAALRIANDTAFGLAAGLLSNEAGLWQKFQLRARAGIVNWNRPTTGAASTAPFGGVGQSGNHRPSAYYAADYCAYPVASIENDALEMPAKMSPGLTF, from the coding sequence ATGCCTGAAACCGTCCTGTCCAACTTCATCGCCGGCCAGTGGCAAGCCGGCAGCGGCGCCGAACTGGTGACCATCGACCCGGCCACGGGCAACGAGACGTGGCGCAGCAATGCCGCCGCGCCGGCCGATGTCGCCGCGGCCTGCGGCGCCGCCCGCGCAGCGTTCGAGCCGTGGGCCGGGCTGGCGCTGGACGAGCGCATCGCCATCGTCGCGAAATTCCGCGACCTGCTGAAGGAAAACAACGAGGCGCTGGCCGAGCTGATCGCGCAGGAAGTGGGCAAGCCGATGTGGGAAGCCCGCACCGAAGTGACGACGATGGCGAACAAGGTCGATATCTCGGTGCAGTCGTACAACGCCCGCACAGGGGAAGTGCGCAGCAAGGTGGCGGACGGCGCAGCCGTGCTGCGCCACCGTCCGCACGGCGTGTTCGCCGTGTTCGGGCCGTATAACTTTCCCGGCCACCTGCCGAACGGGCATATCGTACCGGCGCTGATCGCCGGGAACACGGTGGTGTTCAAGCCCAGCGAATACGCGCCGCGCACCGCGGTGAAGACCGTGCAGCTGTGGGAGCAGGCCGGCGTGCCGGCCGGCGTGATCAACCTGGTCAACGGCGGCCGCGACACCGGCGTGGCGCTCGGGCAGAATCCAGACATCGACGGCGTGCTGTTCACCGGCAGCAGCCAGACCGGCGCCGCGTTGCACCGCCAGTTCGCCGGGCAGCCGGGCAAGCTGCTGGCACTGGAAATGGGCGGCAACAACCCGCTCGTGGTGTGGGATGTGCGGGATATCGACGCCGCAGTGTTCATGGCGATCCAGTCGGCATTCATCTCGGCCGGCCAGCGCTGCACCTGCGCGCGCCGCCTGGTCGTGCAGAAGGGCGACAAGGGCGACGCGTTCATCCGCCGCCTGGTGGAGGTGGCGGCGAAGATCCAGGTGGGCGCATCGCATGCCGAACCGCAGCCGTTCATGGGCCCCGTGGTCTCCGCCGCCGTCGCCGAAAAGCTCGTGCAGGCGCAGCGCGACATGGTGGCGAAAGGCGGCAGGCTGCTGCTTGAAATGAAGCAGCTGCAGCCCGGCACCGGCTTTGTCTCGGCCGGCATCGTCGACGTGACCGATGCGCAAGGCATTCCGGACGAGGAATGGTTCGGCCCCCTGCTGCAGGTGGTTCGCACCGACGATTTCGACGCGGCGCTGCGCATCGCCAACGATACGGCGTTCGGCCTGGCCGCCGGCCTGCTATCGAACGAGGCAGGCCTGTGGCAGAAATTCCAGCTGCGCGCCCGTGCCGGCATCGTCAACTGGAACCGCCCGACCACGGGCGCCGCCAGCACGGCGCCGTTCGGCGGCGTCGGCCAGTCCGGCAATCACCGGCCGAGCGCGTATTACGCCGCCGATTATTGCGCCTACCCCGTTGCGTCGATCGAGAACGATGCACTGGAAATGCCGGCGAAAATGTCGCCCGGCCTGACGTTCTGA
- the astC gene encoding acetylornithine/succinylornithine family transaminase, with the protein MNAKLDSTVTTRPVTRQTYDEVLVPTYAPAAMVPVRAAGLDLWDQEGKRYLDFTSGIAVAALGHCNPVVVEALTRQANTVWHLGNGYTNEPVLRLGLAITEATFADRAFFCNSGAEANEAALKLARKHAHTKFGPHKSRIVSCLNSFHGRTLFTVSVGGQPKYTEGFEPLPPSLDHIPYNDIEAARAAIGDDVCAVIVEPVQGEGGVMPGNPEYLQELRALCDKTGALLIFDEVQCGMGRTGSLFAYMGYGVTPDVLTSAKALGNGYPVAAMLTTEELAQSLSVGTHGTTYGGNPLAATVALTVLETINQPAFLARVKEASLYLIDKLEELTRDYPQVFTTVRGAGLLLGIVVSDEFKGRSKDIQRAVEAEGLMVLIAGPDVVRLAPALIVTDAQIDEAVALMRKGLDKLLAAK; encoded by the coding sequence ATGAACGCCAAGCTTGATTCGACTGTTACCACTCGCCCTGTCACCAGGCAGACTTATGACGAAGTGCTCGTGCCGACTTACGCGCCGGCAGCGATGGTACCGGTGCGAGCAGCTGGCCTGGACCTGTGGGACCAGGAAGGCAAGCGTTACCTGGACTTCACTTCCGGCATCGCCGTCGCGGCGCTCGGTCATTGCAACCCGGTGGTGGTCGAGGCGCTGACCCGCCAGGCCAATACGGTATGGCACCTGGGCAACGGCTACACCAACGAGCCGGTGCTGCGCCTGGGCCTGGCCATCACGGAAGCCACGTTCGCCGACCGCGCGTTCTTCTGCAACTCCGGCGCCGAAGCCAACGAAGCGGCACTGAAGCTGGCGCGCAAGCATGCGCACACGAAATTCGGCCCGCACAAGTCGCGCATCGTGTCGTGCCTGAATTCGTTCCACGGCCGCACGCTGTTCACCGTGTCGGTCGGCGGCCAGCCGAAGTACACCGAAGGCTTCGAACCGCTGCCGCCGTCGCTCGACCATATTCCGTACAATGACATCGAAGCCGCGCGCGCCGCGATCGGCGACGATGTCTGCGCGGTGATCGTCGAGCCGGTGCAGGGCGAGGGCGGCGTGATGCCGGGCAACCCGGAATACCTGCAGGAGCTGCGCGCGCTGTGCGACAAGACCGGCGCGCTGCTGATCTTCGACGAAGTGCAGTGCGGCATGGGCCGTACCGGTTCGCTGTTCGCCTACATGGGCTACGGCGTGACGCCGGACGTGCTGACGTCCGCGAAGGCGCTGGGCAACGGCTACCCGGTCGCCGCGATGCTGACCACCGAAGAGCTGGCGCAGAGCCTGTCCGTCGGCACGCACGGCACCACCTACGGCGGCAACCCGCTGGCCGCCACCGTGGCGCTGACCGTGCTGGAAACCATCAACCAGCCGGCCTTCCTGGCGCGCGTGAAGGAAGCCAGCCTGTACCTGATCGACAAGCTCGAAGAGCTGACCCGCGACTACCCGCAGGTGTTCACCACCGTGCGCGGCGCCGGCCTGCTGCTGGGCATTGTCGTCAGCGACGAGTTCAAGGGCCGTTCGAAGGACATCCAGCGCGCTGTCGAAGCCGAAGGCCTGATGGTGCTGATCGCCGGCCCCGACGTGGTGCGCCTGGCCCCGGCGCTGATCGTGACCGATGCGCAGATCGACGAAGCCGTCGCACTGATGCGCAAGGGCCTGGACAAGCTGCTGGCAGCCAAATAA
- the astB gene encoding N-succinylarginine dihydrolase, giving the protein MTTREFNFDGLVGPSHNYAGLSFGNVASFNNVKSASNPRQAALQGLAKMRALAERGFAQGVLPPQARPNFRLLRSLGFTGSDADVLARACKESPVILASAYSASSMWTANAATVSPSRDTLDGRVHFTPANLNNKLHRSHEHVQSGRALRAIFRDERHFAVHDALPATPAFGDEGAANHTRLAREHGADAVELFVYGRVEFDPAAPAPKRYPARQTLEASEAIARLHGLQEARTVFVQQNPEVIDQGVFHNDVIAVGNADVLFYHELAFADEQGALFSIRQALDGVGAELRPIRVDAGQVSLADAVQSYLFNSQLLTKADGKMALVIPRECEENAAVAAYLQGLVAGGGPVDELIHFDLRQSMRNGGGPACLRLRVALTDEEAAAMHGGVVMTDELYRTLVAWVEKHYRDRLAPQDLADPALAIEIAAALEELERLLGLPGLYDLA; this is encoded by the coding sequence ATGACCACGCGTGAATTCAACTTCGACGGCCTGGTGGGCCCGTCGCACAACTATGCCGGCCTGTCCTTCGGGAACGTGGCCTCGTTCAACAACGTCAAGAGCGCGTCGAATCCAAGGCAGGCGGCGCTGCAGGGCCTGGCCAAGATGCGCGCGCTGGCCGAGCGCGGGTTTGCGCAGGGCGTGCTGCCGCCGCAGGCGCGACCCAACTTCCGCCTGCTGCGCAGCCTGGGCTTCACGGGCAGCGACGCCGACGTGCTGGCGCGGGCTTGCAAGGAGTCGCCGGTGATCCTGGCCAGCGCGTACTCGGCATCGTCGATGTGGACCGCCAACGCCGCCACGGTCAGCCCGTCGCGCGACACGCTGGACGGCCGGGTGCACTTCACGCCGGCCAACCTGAACAACAAGCTGCACCGCTCGCACGAACACGTGCAGTCGGGCCGCGCGTTGCGTGCGATCTTCCGCGACGAGCGCCATTTCGCCGTGCACGACGCGTTGCCGGCCACGCCGGCGTTCGGCGACGAGGGCGCCGCCAACCACACGCGCCTGGCGCGCGAGCACGGTGCCGATGCCGTCGAGCTGTTCGTGTATGGCCGCGTGGAATTCGACCCGGCCGCGCCGGCGCCGAAACGCTACCCGGCGCGCCAGACGCTGGAAGCTTCCGAAGCCATCGCCCGGCTGCATGGGCTGCAGGAAGCCCGTACCGTGTTCGTCCAGCAGAACCCGGAGGTGATCGACCAGGGCGTGTTCCACAACGACGTGATCGCGGTCGGCAATGCCGACGTGCTGTTCTACCACGAACTGGCGTTCGCGGACGAGCAGGGTGCGTTGTTCAGCATCCGCCAGGCGCTCGATGGCGTCGGGGCGGAGCTGCGCCCGATCCGGGTCGATGCCGGGCAGGTATCGCTGGCCGATGCGGTGCAGAGCTACCTGTTCAACAGCCAGCTGCTGACCAAGGCCGACGGGAAGATGGCCCTGGTGATCCCGCGCGAATGCGAGGAAAACGCCGCCGTGGCGGCATACCTGCAAGGCCTGGTCGCCGGCGGCGGCCCGGTGGACGAACTGATCCATTTCGACCTGCGCCAGAGCATGCGCAACGGCGGCGGGCCCGCCTGCCTGCGGCTGCGCGTCGCGTTGACGGACGAGGAGGCGGCCGCCATGCACGGCGGCGTGGTCATGACCGACGAGCTGTATCGCACGCTGGTGGCCTGGGTGGAAAAGCACTACCGCGACCGGCTGGCGCCGCAGGACCTGGCCGACCCCGCGCTGGCCATCGAGATCGCCGCCGCACTGGAGGAACTGGAGCGCCTGCTCGGGCTGCCGGGGTTGTATGATCTGGCTTGA
- a CDS encoding NAD-glutamate dehydrogenase domain-containing protein, whose product MTKMPQQLRNETLKFALELANVANTPVGALIALWLKSLDDEDLADTLPESLAPVLVDGFAQAAHRTGPGAQIATLRYADGRGGNATALLVLNDDMPYLVDSIVMVLRRQKVQVAGVLNAVLPVTRDAAGNVAAVGEPGAKLESYVLCLLTEEPEEAALRELAAGIEMVARDAAVVKRDLQTMKDRFSTVAGSVQGQGEEGAEAAAFLQWARDEGFEVHGYAYYHVKPGTHELERDLPSRIGVLQDTAHPVYGTCLANIPGDLDTLNRRGHILSIVKADVSGTLHRDQQLDFIGVRAADAGGNVLGEHCFIGLFTRAAMLTPLARLPFARGRIAQVLKIANLRQEGFRAEKFIEILESLPRTEALEAEPEWLAEVCSAVVSLYKQPRTKVFARRDVYARHLNVLVYLPRERYSASVAQALSRALQESSGATHVSSHTLVADGPLARLYLIAHAARYPLDLENDVQHPLLSILDGWHEGFSELADAVPDEHLRNDLRRLCATLPVDYVAATSPAVAFHDLEKILRNGVSDRAAVRIELASAHNPATIRIYTLDKTPTLSSILPALHNAGVLIDRERAHTIRTSDNQRHYVTSLAVDATSAEKLARPGVAQVAEDLFAALFNDDIEDGRLNGLVVEGGLNPRQVQLVRAYMSYWRQTGTQFSVRYIAESLRRQPDLVKEIVDAFEQRFDPARSEQEREAAREKLVALKARVPQVNHADLEVILAALLDLILATVRTNYFQPSPDLHNPGVLDARDKVIFKFDTGKLAFLPEPKPYREIYVFSRRFEGVHLRGGPVARGGLRWSDRMEDYRTEVLGLVKAQMVKNAVIVPAGAKGGFVCKQMPAGAPRDVIAAEGEAVYRMFIASLLEVTDNRVLGKIVPPADTVRYDDDDPYLVVAADKGTASFSDIANGIAVQRGFWLGDAFASGGSNGYDHKKLGITAKGAFEAVKRHFYEMGHDMATTPFTVAGVGDMSGDVFGNGMLLSDKIRLLAAFDHRHIFLDPSPDTDRSFAERQRLFALPRSSWEDYDKSLISEGGGVYPRNARTIELSPQIRAALDIAETSLSPDELMHRILLAPVDLFYNGGIGTYIKASTETNAQVKDRANDHIRVNGGELRCKVVGEGGNLGATQAGRIEFALAGGRIFTDAIDNSAGVDCSDHEVNAKIWLDVEVNAGLLTEEQRNRTLNDMTDDIVRLVLRDNTQQTRLLVRELQAQSDVAVQKGYAALIASLEEEGALSRELEMLPSVAELARRKGDNRGLTTPELAVVIANVKNRYKRILGALPLIEESWAESVLRPYFPDLLVVTRSPLAHPLANAILATVLANEVVNRCGPLMLRNLAAEHGVAEADVILAWGQAWSALNLAPVFDTLDADALNVPREVSIAVDARSRSVLRAVMEGVLAVPKEQLRGSGGIAELASLFDQPGMAGRLAPAGATFEADAVVALQPEFAASWKALEGIEGVAAFLFAALSVQRPAGMDLPGFLELGTRLRAQAGIDALERGLNLPATSRSQEQLRSYAQQALRRTQQRLLAQVLAGASGHGEEAVEVVLAALNLPVFATPADLEQAMLDVWTLSETVNSGGYAKAA is encoded by the coding sequence ATGACAAAGATGCCGCAGCAACTGCGTAACGAAACGCTGAAGTTCGCCCTCGAACTCGCCAACGTGGCGAACACCCCGGTGGGGGCGCTGATCGCGCTCTGGCTGAAATCCCTGGATGACGAAGACCTTGCCGACACGCTGCCCGAGAGCCTTGCGCCCGTGCTGGTCGACGGCTTCGCCCAGGCGGCCCACCGCACGGGCCCGGGGGCGCAGATCGCCACCCTGCGTTACGCGGATGGCCGCGGCGGCAATGCCACCGCACTGCTGGTGCTGAACGACGACATGCCCTACCTGGTCGATTCGATCGTGATGGTGCTGCGCCGCCAGAAGGTGCAGGTGGCCGGCGTGCTCAATGCCGTGCTGCCGGTCACGCGCGATGCCGCGGGCAATGTCGCCGCGGTCGGCGAACCGGGTGCGAAACTGGAATCCTACGTGCTTTGCCTGCTGACCGAGGAGCCGGAAGAAGCCGCGCTGCGCGAGCTGGCCGCCGGCATTGAAATGGTGGCGCGCGACGCGGCCGTCGTGAAACGCGACCTGCAGACGATGAAGGACCGCTTCAGCACCGTCGCCGGTTCCGTGCAGGGGCAGGGCGAGGAAGGGGCCGAGGCGGCCGCCTTCCTGCAGTGGGCGCGCGACGAGGGCTTCGAAGTGCACGGCTATGCGTACTACCACGTGAAACCGGGCACGCACGAGCTGGAACGCGACCTGCCGAGCCGTATCGGCGTGCTGCAGGACACCGCGCACCCCGTGTACGGCACGTGCCTGGCAAATATCCCCGGCGACCTCGATACCCTGAACCGCCGCGGCCACATCCTGTCCATCGTGAAGGCCGACGTGAGCGGGACGCTGCACCGCGACCAGCAGCTGGACTTCATCGGCGTGCGCGCCGCTGACGCGGGCGGCAACGTGCTGGGCGAGCACTGCTTCATCGGCCTGTTCACCCGCGCCGCGATGCTCACGCCGCTGGCGCGCCTGCCGTTCGCGCGCGGCCGCATCGCCCAGGTGCTGAAGATCGCCAACCTGCGCCAGGAAGGCTTCCGTGCCGAGAAATTCATCGAGATCCTGGAATCGCTGCCGCGCACCGAAGCGCTGGAAGCGGAGCCGGAATGGCTCGCGGAAGTGTGCAGCGCGGTCGTATCCCTTTACAAGCAGCCGCGCACGAAGGTGTTCGCGCGACGCGATGTGTATGCGCGGCACCTGAACGTGCTGGTCTACCTGCCGCGCGAGCGCTACAGCGCCAGCGTGGCGCAGGCTCTGTCCCGCGCGCTGCAGGAAAGCTCGGGCGCCACCCATGTCAGTTCGCATACGCTGGTGGCCGATGGCCCGCTGGCCCGCCTGTACCTGATCGCGCATGCGGCGCGCTACCCGCTCGACCTGGAAAACGATGTGCAGCATCCGCTGCTGTCGATCCTCGACGGGTGGCACGAAGGCTTCTCCGAGCTGGCCGACGCTGTGCCGGACGAGCACCTGCGCAACGACCTGCGCCGCCTGTGCGCCACGCTGCCGGTCGACTACGTGGCGGCCACGTCGCCCGCCGTGGCGTTCCACGACCTGGAAAAAATCCTGCGCAACGGCGTGTCGGACCGTGCCGCGGTGCGCATCGAGCTCGCATCGGCGCACAATCCCGCCACCATCCGCATCTACACCCTGGACAAGACGCCCACGCTGTCGTCGATCCTGCCCGCGCTGCACAACGCCGGCGTGCTGATCGACCGCGAACGCGCGCACACGATCCGCACCAGCGACAACCAGCGCCACTACGTGACGAGCCTGGCGGTGGATGCCACCTCGGCCGAGAAGCTGGCGCGGCCCGGCGTGGCCCAGGTGGCGGAAGACCTGTTCGCCGCGCTGTTCAACGACGACATCGAGGACGGCCGCCTGAACGGCCTGGTGGTCGAAGGCGGCCTCAATCCACGGCAGGTGCAGCTGGTGCGTGCCTACATGAGCTACTGGCGCCAGACCGGCACCCAGTTCTCGGTGCGCTACATCGCCGAAAGCCTGCGCCGCCAGCCGGACCTGGTGAAGGAGATCGTCGACGCGTTCGAGCAGCGCTTCGACCCGGCGCGGAGCGAACAGGAGCGCGAGGCGGCGCGTGAAAAACTGGTGGCGCTCAAAGCCCGCGTGCCGCAGGTGAACCACGCCGACCTGGAAGTGATCCTGGCTGCGCTGCTCGACCTGATCCTGGCCACCGTGCGCACCAATTACTTCCAGCCGAGCCCCGATTTGCACAATCCGGGCGTACTGGACGCGCGGGACAAGGTCATCTTCAAGTTCGATACCGGCAAGCTCGCCTTCCTGCCGGAGCCGAAGCCGTACCGCGAAATCTATGTGTTCTCGCGCCGCTTCGAGGGCGTGCACCTGCGCGGCGGCCCGGTCGCCCGCGGCGGCCTGCGCTGGTCCGACCGCATGGAGGACTACCGCACCGAGGTGCTTGGCCTGGTGAAGGCGCAGATGGTCAAGAACGCCGTCATCGTGCCGGCCGGCGCCAAGGGCGGCTTCGTATGCAAGCAGATGCCGGCCGGCGCGCCGCGCGACGTGATCGCGGCCGAAGGCGAAGCCGTGTACCGCATGTTCATCGCCAGCCTGCTGGAAGTGACGGACAACCGCGTGCTGGGCAAGATCGTGCCGCCGGCCGATACCGTGCGCTACGACGACGACGACCCGTACCTGGTGGTGGCGGCCGACAAGGGCACCGCCTCGTTCTCCGACATCGCCAACGGCATCGCCGTGCAGCGCGGCTTCTGGCTGGGCGACGCGTTCGCCTCCGGCGGCTCGAACGGCTACGACCACAAGAAGCTGGGGATCACCGCGAAGGGCGCGTTCGAAGCGGTAAAACGCCACTTCTATGAAATGGGCCACGACATGGCCACCACGCCGTTTACCGTGGCCGGCGTGGGCGACATGTCGGGCGACGTGTTCGGCAACGGCATGCTCCTGTCGGACAAGATCCGGCTGCTGGCCGCGTTCGACCACCGCCACATCTTCCTCGACCCGAGCCCGGATACCGACCGCTCGTTCGCCGAACGCCAGCGGCTGTTCGCATTGCCCCGTTCCTCCTGGGAGGATTACGACAAGAGCCTGATCTCGGAAGGCGGCGGCGTGTATCCGCGCAATGCGCGCACGATCGAACTGTCGCCGCAGATCCGCGCGGCGCTGGACATCGCCGAAACATCGCTGAGCCCCGACGAGCTGATGCACCGCATCCTGCTGGCGCCGGTGGACCTGTTCTACAACGGCGGCATCGGCACGTACATCAAGGCTTCCACCGAAACGAACGCCCAGGTGAAGGACCGTGCCAACGACCATATCCGCGTCAATGGCGGCGAACTGCGCTGCAAGGTGGTCGGCGAAGGCGGCAACCTGGGCGCCACCCAGGCCGGCCGCATCGAGTTCGCGCTGGCGGGCGGTCGCATCTTCACCGACGCGATCGACAACTCGGCCGGCGTGGACTGCTCGGACCATGAAGTGAATGCGAAGATCTGGCTGGACGTGGAAGTGAACGCCGGCCTGCTGACGGAAGAGCAGCGCAACCGCACGCTGAACGACATGACGGACGATATCGTGCGCCTCGTCCTGCGCGACAACACGCAGCAGACACGCCTGCTGGTGCGCGAGCTGCAGGCGCAGTCGGACGTCGCCGTGCAGAAGGGGTACGCGGCGCTGATCGCCAGCCTGGAAGAAGAAGGCGCGCTGTCGCGCGAGCTGGAGATGCTGCCTTCGGTGGCCGAACTGGCACGGCGCAAGGGCGATAACCGCGGCCTGACCACGCCGGAACTGGCGGTGGTCATCGCCAACGTGAAGAACCGCTACAAGCGCATTCTCGGCGCGCTGCCCCTGATCGAGGAAAGCTGGGCCGAATCCGTGCTGCGGCCATACTTCCCCGACCTGCTGGTCGTCACGCGTTCGCCGCTGGCGCACCCGCTGGCCAACGCGATCCTGGCCACGGTGCTGGCGAATGAAGTGGTCAACCGCTGCGGCCCGCTGATGCTGCGCAACCTGGCGGCGGAACACGGGGTTGCCGAGGCGGACGTGATCCTGGCATGGGGCCAGGCCTGGTCGGCGCTGAACCTGGCGCCGGTGTTCGACACGCTGGACGCCGATGCGCTGAACGTGCCGCGCGAAGTGTCGATCGCCGTCGATGCGCGCAGCCGCTCCGTGCTCCGCGCGGTGATGGAGGGCGTGCTGGCGGTGCCGAAGGAGCAGCTGCGTGGCAGCGGCGGCATCGCCGAACTGGCCAGCCTGTTCGACCAGCCGGGCATGGCCGGCCGCCTTGCTCCCGCCGGGGCGACGTTCGAAGCGGATGCGGTGGTGGCCTTGCAACCCGAATTCGCGGCATCGTGGAAGGCACTGGAAGGCATCGAGGGCGTGGCCGCCTTCCTGTTCGCGGCACTGTCCGTGCAGCGGCCGGCCGGCATGGACCTGCCCGGCTTCCTCGAGCTGGGCACCAGGCTGCGTGCGCAAGCCGGCATCGATGCGCTGGAACGGGGCCTGAACCTGCCGGCCACGAGCCGCTCGCAGGAACAGCTGCGCAGCTATGCGCAGCAGGCGTTGCGGCGCACGCAGCAGCGCCTGCTCGCGCAAGTGCTGGCGGGCGCTTCGGGTCACGGCGAAGAGGCGGTGGAAGTCGTGCTCGCGGCGCTGAACCTGCCCGTGTTCGCCACGCCGGCCGATCTCGAGCAGGCGATGCTGGATGTGTGGACGCTGTCCGAAACGGTCAACAGCGGCGGCTACGCCAAGGCGGCCTGA
- the astA gene encoding arginine N-succinyltransferase, protein MLVVRAINDKDLDGLFNLASQVGTGMTTLKPDMQMLGDRLATACASFAETIPPEERDYMFVMEDTATQRLAGVCAIKGAVGLTEPFYNYRIGTLVHSSRELNVFTRMETLYLSNDLTGSSELCSLFLHPDYRKGHNGKLLSKSRFLFIAQFPHLFTEKIIAEMRGYQAEDGSSPFYEGLGRHFFKMDFHHVDDLTALGKKSFIAELMPRQPLYIAYLPQDAQDVVGAVHKSTAPARRLLEQEGMHYEGYVDIFDAGPVLQARVSELRAIRDSELATIAPDHDMVHACAPATTEPTLVSNTTLRDFRMIISEAGNVNGSIDLSSAEQQLLRCGTGAAVRTLPLNVRKNQ, encoded by the coding sequence ATGCTTGTTGTACGCGCCATCAACGACAAGGACCTGGACGGCCTGTTCAACCTGGCCAGCCAGGTCGGCACCGGCATGACCACGCTCAAGCCCGACATGCAGATGCTGGGCGACCGCCTGGCCACCGCGTGCGCGTCGTTCGCCGAAACGATCCCGCCGGAAGAGCGGGACTACATGTTCGTCATGGAAGACACGGCCACGCAGCGGCTGGCCGGCGTCTGCGCGATCAAGGGCGCGGTCGGCCTCACGGAACCGTTCTACAACTACCGGATCGGCACGCTGGTGCATTCGAGCCGCGAGCTGAACGTGTTCACCAGGATGGAAACGCTGTACCTGTCGAACGACCTCACCGGGTCGTCCGAGCTGTGCTCGCTGTTCCTGCACCCGGACTACCGCAAGGGCCATAACGGCAAGCTGCTGTCGAAGAGCCGCTTCCTGTTCATCGCCCAATTCCCGCACCTGTTCACGGAGAAGATCATCGCCGAGATGCGCGGCTACCAGGCGGAGGACGGCAGCTCGCCGTTCTACGAGGGCCTGGGCCGGCATTTCTTCAAGATGGATTTCCACCACGTGGACGACCTGACCGCGCTGGGCAAGAAATCGTTCATCGCCGAGCTGATGCCCCGCCAGCCGCTATACATCGCCTACCTGCCGCAGGATGCCCAGGACGTGGTCGGTGCCGTGCACAAGTCCACCGCGCCGGCCCGCCGCCTGCTCGAGCAGGAGGGCATGCACTACGAAGGCTACGTGGACATCTTCGATGCCGGCCCCGTGCTGCAGGCCCGGGTGTCCGAGCTGCGGGCGATCCGCGACAGCGAACTGGCCACCATCGCGCCGGACCACGACATGGTCCACGCCTGCGCGCCGGCCACCACGGAACCCACGCTGGTGTCGAACACCACGCTGCGGGATTTCCGCATGATCATCAGCGAGGCCGGCAACGTGAACGGCAGCATCGATCTGTCGTCCGCCGAACAACAGCTGCTCCGTTGCGGCACCGGTGCCGCCGTGCGCACGCTGCCGCTGAACGTCAGGAAAAACCAGTGA
- a CDS encoding arginine N-succinyltransferase has product MYVVRPVETADIPALESLAAVTMPGVHTLPRSRDKIVMAVERSLASAAAQVDIPSEESYLFVLESVADRRICGTAAIFATAGSNGTYFSFRNDVIQQVSRDLNICHSVHALTLCSELTAYSQLSSFYVAPEAQDGPEAALLSRSRLMYAAAHPQRFGDRFFVPLAGMTDEEGQSPFWNAVGRKFFKMDFLDAERVIGGARNRTLIVELMPHYPVYVPLLPGDAQAVMGQIHPSGEVAFDLLTAEGFEADEYIDIFDGGPILQAHKHALRTFTSAQTLRVRTGAATTRGGPLFNYAISNGASAAFRAVTIPCPDLEGCEAVALPADIQEILRVAEGDSVTCVRI; this is encoded by the coding sequence ATGTACGTCGTCCGCCCGGTGGAAACCGCGGATATTCCCGCGCTCGAATCCTTGGCCGCGGTGACGATGCCCGGTGTGCATACGCTGCCGCGCAGCCGCGACAAGATCGTGATGGCCGTCGAGCGTTCGCTGGCGTCTGCCGCGGCCCAGGTCGACATTCCCAGCGAGGAGTCGTACCTGTTCGTGCTCGAATCGGTGGCCGACCGCCGCATCTGCGGCACCGCAGCCATCTTCGCCACCGCCGGCTCCAACGGCACCTATTTTTCATTCCGCAACGATGTGATCCAGCAGGTCTCGCGCGACCTGAACATCTGCCATTCGGTGCACGCGCTGACCCTGTGCTCGGAATTGACGGCCTATTCGCAGCTGTCGTCGTTCTACGTGGCGCCCGAGGCCCAGGATGGCCCCGAGGCGGCGCTGTTGTCCCGTTCCCGGCTGATGTACGCGGCGGCACATCCGCAGCGCTTCGGCGACCGCTTCTTCGTGCCGCTGGCCGGCATGACGGACGAGGAGGGCCAGTCGCCGTTCTGGAACGCCGTGGGCCGCAAGTTCTTCAAGATGGATTTCCTCGACGCCGAACGCGTCATCGGCGGCGCCCGCAACCGCACGCTGATCGTCGAGCTGATGCCGCATTACCCGGTGTATGTGCCCTTGTTGCCGGGCGATGCGCAGGCGGTGATGGGCCAGATCCATCCGTCCGGCGAGGTGGCCTTCGACCTGCTCACGGCCGAAGGCTTCGAGGCCGACGAATACATCGACATCTTCGATGGCGGCCCGATCCTGCAGGCGCACAAGCATGCGCTGCGCACGTTCACCAGTGCGCAGACGCTGCGCGTGCGCACCGGCGCCGCCACGACCCGGGGCGGGCCGCTGTTCAACTACGCGATCTCGAACGGCGCCAGCGCGGCATTCCGCGCCGTGACGATCCCGTGCCCCGACCTGGAAGGCTGCGAAGCCGTGGCGCTGCCGGCCGATATCCAGGAAATCCTGCGCGTCGCCGAAGGCGACAGCGTGACCTGCGTACGCATCTGA